TTTCAGGTTCGGCGTATCCGATTCCAGCGTCACGTCTTTGGCCATACCATCGTTTACCATACAGTCATACAAACTTTGATGTATGTTGCGGAGGTCAAAGCCCAAACCGGTGGTGCTGTTTGCCTGTGGGTCGGCATCCACCAGCAGTGTTTTATACTCCAGCACTGCCAGGCTGCTTGCCAGGTTAATAGCGCTGGTAGTCTTTCCTACCCCACCTTTTTGATTCGCGATTGCAATTACTCTTGCCATTGTTGATTAGGTATTTCTTAGGTTTACTATAGGATAATAAATAGGTCCTGGCTGGGACAATAGTCCTTCACCATGGATGTAATATATATTTATTCTTATAAATCGATAGTAGTTCCTATTGCGGGTAATAGCAATTCCAAACCTGCCTGGGCAAACTGTTGTTTCGTTTTCTCCTGCTCTATCTTTATATAACCGAATGTATCGTAATGTATGCCGACAATCCTTTTACAATCAATAAATTCTGCGGCTATGATCGCATCTTCTGCTCCCATAGTGAAGTTATCTCCAAGTGGTAACACTGCAAAATCTAATTTCGCCCAGCGGGGAATCAGCTGCATATCCATGGTCAGCCCGGTATCGCCTGAAAAATAGAAGTTACCTTCGTCTGTGGTGAACACGTAGCCTACGGGGTTACCGCCATAAGACCCATCAGGATTAGAGCTGGAATGGGTAGCTACTACACATTTTACCGTACCAAAGTCAAAGTTCCACTTACCGCCTATGTTCATCGGGTGACCTTTTTCCACGCCCTGTTTTTTGGTCCAGCCTAACACTTCGGGTACAGCTACGACGGTTGCCTGAGTACGCTTAGCCAATGGAACGAGATCAGCAATATGATCTTCATGACCATGTGACATAAATATGTAGTCAGCTTCCAGCGTATTAACGTCAACAGACTTCGCTAATTCGTTGTAAGTGATAAACGGGTCAAAAACTATCTTTTTACCCTTTATTTCTACTGCAAAACAGGAATGACCGTAAAATGTAAGCTTCATATCTTTTCCAGAGTGTCTTTATGCCTTAACAATCAATATATTAGAATACGCCAGTCTGCAAATTCAATGCCACTGTATTATTCATTAGTATATATAATTAACCCAAGTTCGACAAAAATACAACGATTAAAGAAAATTCAACGGAGGGGGTTTATTTATTTATTCACAGAACTGCACTCTTTTGATTGTTAATATATTGAAATTCAGTTGTTTAGTACATAATGTTAAATGAAATAGAAAAAAAGTAATGTTCCATGCAATATGTTCCACGCTCATTCGTCTACCTATTTTTAGCAAGGGTCGCACTATTTTTGCAAGACTAATTTAATAAGAATAAGATAAGCAGATGCGCGCAGGATTAAACACATTCATACTAGCCGGGCTACTATTTTTACTTGATTTATATGTATTTATGGCCATCAGGGCCGTCTTTTACGGTGCGGCCGCCCGTTTAAAAACCATTGCTTTTACTACCTACTGGGTCATCTCGGCATTGGTATTACTCCTGGTGATGCTCTTGCCTTACCTCCATTGGGAGGATTGGTCCAAACATCTGAAGGGGTATATACTCACCATCATATTTGCCGTAGTGTTCGCCAAGTTGCTGGTGGCCGTCTTCTTATTATTAGATGACCTGCGCAGGGGAGTTACCTGGATTATACAACGGTTTTCTGCACCTGCTCCAAGTGAAATGACTGTGAGAGGTATTTCCCGCTCCCGTTTTCTCACCCAGTTAGCATTGATCACTGGTGGGGGCATGTTCGCCACCTTCATATATGGCCTCTCCAATAAGTATAATTATAAGGTGAGGCAGATGAGGCTTGCCTTCAAAAATCTGCCACCAGCTTTTAAAGGGCTGAGAATATTACAAATCTCTGATATTCACTCTGGTAGCTTTGATAATTATGACGCTGTACGCAAGGGGGTGGAAATGATCAATGCACAAAAGGCTGATATCGTGTTGTTTACGGGCGACCTGGTAAACGAGCTGGCGGAAGAAATGGATCAATATAAATCCCTGTTTAGCCAGATAAAGGCTCCTATGGGAGTTTATTCTACATTGGGTAACCATGACTATGGCGATTATCACGCATGGCCAGATAAAGATGCCAGCGGTTTTAGCCACCTCCGTATGCAAAACCTCGAAGCCCTGAAACAGGTACATGCCGATATGGGCTGGCGCCTGATGATGAATGAACATGTAGTGCTGGAAAAGGCTGGGCAACAAATTGGTTTGCTGGGTATTGAGAACTGGAGTGCAATGGCCCGTTTCCCCAAATACGGTGATCTGAAGAAAGCTTATGAAGGAGCTGAAAATCTGCCCTTTAAAATATTAATGTCACATGATCCCACCCATTGGGATGCACAGGTCAGAACAGAATACCCCGATATTGATCTGATGCTGGCAGGACATACCCATGGCATGCAATTCGGCGTCGAAATTCCCGGATTTAAATGGAGTCCTTCCCGTTTCGTCTTTAAAGAGTGGGCAGGATTGTACAGAGAAGGGAACCAGCGATTGTATGTAAATCGTGGTTTTGGCTTTCTCGGATACCCTGGCAGAGTGGGTATCCTGCCCGAAATAACCGTGATTGAACTCGTGTAAACAGCATTGTTAATTTATTTCACTTATCTTGCAGCTAAGTTAAACGCTACGTGCATGCGCCGCTGCTTTTGTATTTTCTTATTTCTGTTTTGTAGTCAGGCTGTATGGAGCCAGTCCCTTGCCGAACTGGAAAAGCAACTTGACTCCTTGCTGAAAAAGCGGGAGAAAAGTGAATTGATAGTAGGGCTGGGATATGGTAACAACCCTGCATACGGTAGTAAAGTGAACAATGGAGAACGACCAGTGGTTATGAAAACCTTCCTGTCTCCTACAGTTGGATATTACCATAAAAGTGGCTTTTATGGTACTTTCAGTAATTATTACCTGTTCAACTCAATTGGTACGCCATGGTTTGAATGGGATTTTTCTGCCGGGTACGATTATTCAAAGAGTAAGCATTTTTTGACTGGTATATCCTATACCCGGTATATTTTTGCTGATTCTGCCGACGTTCCTGCTACACCTATTAATAATGAATTATTCGCTTACTTCTATTACCGTGACTGGTGGATACAACCTGGTGTCAGCCTGGATTTCGGTTGGGGAAGTTTTGAAGAAGTGACCGGACCGAAAGGTCAGAACGGTGAACCTGCGCCTTCCCGCAACATATCTGGCAATGATTTTAATATCGTAGCAGCCATCCGTCATCCATTTATTTTTGTGGATGTACTGAAAAAGGACGATGCCCTTCTATTCACTCCTTCAATGGGACTGACAATGGGTACCGCCCATTATTACAGCAACTTACGTGCATTTCAATATATCTCCCGTTCTCCCTGGATGAAGGGTGATGGGCCGCAGGAAATATTTCGTCCTGAGGCGGAACGCTCGTCCAAAAAAGGATTTGAAGTGCGGGCATTGGATGTAACAGTAAGTACCTCCTATATCTTAGGTAAATTTACATTAGCACCATCCTTCACTGTATTCCAACCATTCCAGGGGCAGGATAAGAAAATTGTAAGCTACTTCACTGCACGCGTAGCCTATACATTAAAAAAATAGGCTTCCTGTTTCCTTCACATTTTCATACGATAAGAATTTTAGCATAAAATTTGCTCGCTTCGCTATGTCGGCGTAGGGGTATTTTTTTTGTGGCTCGTCTTGTAAATAATAGAAAAACCATTTATCCGTTTACTTAAAAACCTTGTTGAAAAAAAAACACTATATGAAAAAACTGTTTTTCGCCGTGGCAGTACTGTGTGTAACTGCATTCTCTTCTACAACTGTTAACGCCCAGTCCGGATTCTTACGTTTTGGTCTGAAAGGCGGTGCCAATCTGGGTAAACTGGATGGTAAAGGCTACAAAGATGGTTTTAACCTTGGCTACCACCTGGGTGGTTTTGCACAGATCAACCTGACTAAAGGTTTTGGTGTACAGGGTGAGTTGATCTTCTCTTCTACTAAAACTAAAACAACCAGCGACTTTAGTGAGGTGTATAATCCAGATAACCTGAATGATCCATCTAACAACAATAAGAAGATCAGTCTGAACTACCTGAGTATTCCGATCCTGGCAAACTTTAACCTGGGTACTCCCCGTATCAAACTGCAGGTAGGTCCTCAGTTCAGTGCACTGGTATCTGACAAAAATGTATTCAAAGGTGCAGACGATGCCTTCAATGGTGGCGATGTTTCCGGTGTAGCGGGTCTGTGGATCCAGCTGCCTATCGTAAACATCAGTGCCCGTTACATTGTAGGCTTCACTGATGTGAAGAATGTGAGCGATGTATCCAACACTGGCAACTGGAAGAATCAGGCGATTCAACTGGGTGTGGGTGTTACCTTGTAAGCACCTGTTATCTTCCTATAAAAAACTCGCTTTTACAACTAGTAAAAGCGAGTTTTTTATTTTAAACTTAATCGAAACGGTATTACGTATATTAATAATAGAAGGCCCTTTTCCTTTTTCGTGGCATTAAACTTGACAATATACCTATGCTTAGAAAAAAGGCGAAAAGAATAGCCACTGGCTGACAAAATGGCTACTTTTTGAATTTAAATTACGGAGATGAATAGATTTTACTTAACGAATTCAGAAGAGGAAATGGAATTCATGCCAATCATCCCGCTAAATGAAGACGGGGAGGGGCAGGAAGAAGATAATATACCCGAGGAGCTAGCTCTCTTACCTTTGAGAAATACGGTACTTTTCCCTGGTGTGGTATTGCCCATCACGGTTGGCAGAGATAAATCCATTAAAGCTGTAAACGATGCCTATCGTGGTGATAAACTCATTGGCGTAGTCGCTCAGAAAGATAGCACAGTGGAAGATCCTATCATTGCCGATCTGGCAGAGGTAGGGACAGTAGCGCGTATCGTAAAACTGATCAAAATGCCTGATGGGGGTACTACCATCATCATACAAGGGCGCAAAAGATTTAAAATCAGTGAGATCGTTGCAGAAGATCCATACTTCAAGGCACGTATCGATATACTCAACGACGAGATTGTAACAGACGATCCTGAGTTTGACGCATACATCTCTACTATCAAGGACCTGGCAGGACAAATTATTCAGTTGTCCCCGAATCTGCCATCAGAAGCCAGCATCATTCTCAAGAATATTGAAAATGAATCGTTCCTGGTGCACTTTGTCTCGTCTAATCTGAACTGCGACCTGAAAGAAAAACAGCAGCTGCTGGAAATCAATAACCTGCGTACCCGTGCAGAACTCCTGCTCAAACTGTTGCAGGTAGAACTACAGCTGGCAGAACTGAAAAACAAGATCACCAACAAAACGAAGGCGGATCTTGACAAACAACAACGTGAATACTTCCTGCAGCAACAGCTCAAATCCATCAAGGAAGAACTGGGAGGTGACAGCAATGACCGTGAAGTAAAGGAACTCCAGCGCAAAGCAGAGAAGAAAAAATGGACAGAAGCTGCCGGTGAACTTTTCCGCAAAGGAATTGAAAAACTGGAGCGTATGCACCCCAGCACACCTGACTACTCCGTGGTGTACAACCACCTGGACCTGATGCTGGACCTGCCATGGCAGGATTATACCGAAGACAGCTACGACCTTAAAAAGGCGAAAAAGATATTGGACAATGATCATTATGGCATGGACAAGATCAAGGAGCGTATCCTTGAATACCTGGCCGTACTGAAGCTGAAAGGTGACATGAAGTCACCCATTCTTTGCTTTGTAGGCCCTCCGGGTATTGGTAAGACCTCTCTCGGTCGTTCCATCGCCAGTGCCATTGGCCGTAAATATGTACGTCTCAGCCTTGGTGGTCTGCATGACGAAAGCGAGATCCGTGGTCATCGTAAGACTTACATCGGGGCGATGCCTGGCCGTATCTTGCAGAGCATCCGCAAGGTAAAGACCTCTAACCCGGTGATGATACTGGACGAAATCGATAAGATTGGCAACGATCACCGTGGCGATCCAAGTTCCGCTATGCTGGAAGTACTGGATCCTGAGCAGAACGGTACCTTCTACGACAACTACCTGGAGCTGGAATATGACCTGAGCAAGGTCCTGTTCATCGCGACAGCCAATGATATCAACGCCATCAGCCCTGCGCTGCGTGACCGCCTGGAAATCATTGACCTGAGTGGCTACTCCATCGAGGAAAAAGTAGAAATTGCCAAGCGCCACCTGGTTCCTAAGCAGAAAGAAGCCCATGGCCTCAAGCAGCTGAAAATGAGGATCAGCAACAGTGTGCTTGACAGGATCATCCAGGATTATACCCGTGAAAGTGGTGTGCGTGAGCTGGACAGACAAATGGCGTCCATTATGCGCTCCCTTGCCAAGGATGTAGCACTGGAAGAAGAGGTACCAGACAGTCTGACCGAAGAACATGTAGAAGAAATACTGGGTAAGGCCCGCTATTCCAACGAAATTTACAAGGTGGGTAATCCGCCCGGGGTAGCTGTTGGTCTGGCCTGGACCTATGTAGGTGGAGATATTCTCTTCATCGAAAGCAGTCTTAGTGAAGGCAAGGGCGATCTGCAGATGACGGGTAACCTGGGCAATGTGATGAAGGAATCTGCCAGCACGGCATTGAGCTATCTGCAGGCAAACTCTCACCAGTTCAATATTAATTCAAAGCAGTTCAGGGAAAAGAATGTACACATTCACGTACCTGAAGGCGCTGTACCAAAGGATGGTCCAAGTGCAGGTATCACCATGCTCACAGCATTAACTTCCGCATTCACAGGCAGAAAGGTGAAATCCTACCTGGCTATGACGGGCGAAATCACCCTCCGCGGACAGGTATTGCCAGTGGGAGGTATAAAGGAAAAGATCTTAGCTGCCAAAAGGGCGGGGATTAAAGAAATTATCCTCTGTTGGCAGAATGAAAAGGATATCAAGGAAATTAATCCCGATTATATCAAAGGGGTAAAGTTCCATTTTGTAAAAGAAATGAACCAAGTGATCGATATTGCGTTATTAAAAAAGTAACAAGTCTACGCCGGCCCTTTTCACAGTTGGGACCGGTGATGGATATATGTTGATTGTTTTAAGGGTTTAAAGTAAGGCCATGCTGCTCCCCGGCAGAATGGCCTTATTGTTTTTGTATATTTGTCTGAATGTACCGAATCATATTCCTATTCCTGTTCCTTACCCAATCCTCTTTTGCCCAGGTACTGGGAGGAAAAGCCACCTTTGCATTCTTAGACCTTCCGGTATCTCCGGCACAAACTTCCCTTGGCAGTATCAATGTAAGCCAGCTGGGTAATGACATTGCACTTTCTACACTGAACCCGGCGTTATTACGTCCGGATATGCATACAAATCTCCAACTCAATTATACCAGTTATTTTGCGGATGTACTGTATGGCCATGCGTTGTTTGGTTATCATTCAGATCAGTTGCAAACCACCTTTGCCGCTGGCATTCAATATATTGACTACGGCTCCATTACACAAACAGATGCAACCGGCAGTATCCAGGGGGCTTTTCGGCCCCGCGATATGGCCATCCAGGTGACTGCCTCCCGTCAGTATTTAGAAAGATGGCACTATGGAGCCACCTTGCAATTCGTACAATCCCGCTACCAGCAATACAATTCCACAGGTCTTGTATTACATTTTGGCCTTACCTACGAAGACACTACCCACCATTGGCAGGCAGGGTTCCTGGCAAAAAATATGGGGGTACAGCTCAGTACTTATACCCCTGGCAACCAGGAGCCACTACCTTTTGATTTACAGGTAGGTATTTCAAAAAAGCTGAATCAGCTTCCATTACAGTTATCCGCCACCCTCCATCACATTTATCAATACGACGTGCGTTATGCAGATCCCGGATTCCAGGAAAGCAGCTTAATTACCAACGGTGATACGGTAAAAACAAGTGGACAGGCAGTAGATAAAATATTCAGGCATTTTGTACTGGCTGCACATTGGGAAATCGGGCGTTTTGTGACGCTGACGGCGGGGTACAATCATTTGCGGAGACAGGAATTATCAGATCCTCAGTTAAGGGGGTTGAGTGGGTTTTCGGCAGGGGTAGGAGTGGTGACGAGGAAGATCCAGCTTCGTTATGCGAGGGCCTGGTATCAGCGCAGTGCTGCGCTGAACCAGTTTGGAATAAATTTGCCCCTGAAGGAATGGAGTTATTAATTACTCAGTGACCTTCAGTTGTCGCTTATACAATTGAATCGTGTTTTCCAGCCCCAGGTAGAGCGCATCACATACTAATGCATGACCGATGGATACTTCTTTCAGCTGGGGAATATGCAGCTTGAAGAAGCGCAGGTTGTCCAGGTTTAAATCGTGGCCTGCGTTGATATCCAACCCGATAGCGGTAGCAGCACGGGCAGTATTCTTATAATCGTTCAGGAGTTGGAAGTTCTGTTGTTGAGTTCTTGCATTGGTAAATTCCTCTGCATAAGGACCGGTGTACAATTCAATCCTGTCAGCACCGGCAGTTTTAGCAGCTTCTACTTTTTCAGGTTCTGCATTCAGGAAGATAGATACCCTGATACCAGCGGCTTTGAACGTACCAATCACTTCTTTCAGAAATGACTGATTAGCAATTGTATCCCATCCGGTATTGGAGGTAATGGCATGTGGGGGATCTGGTACCAGTGTAACCTGCTCTGGTTTTACTGATAGGACCAGGTCGATAAATTCTTTCGAAGGATAGCCTTCGATATTGAATTCTGTAGTGACTAATGGCTTCAGGTCCAGTACGTCCTGATAACGGATATGGCGCTCATCTGGTCTTGGGTGAACGGTGATACCGTCGGCTCCAAAACGTTCACAATCCTGTGCTACTTTCAAAATATCCGGGAGGTTACCGCCTCTGGCATTGCGCAGGGTGGCAAACTTGTTAATATTTACGCTCAATTTTGTCATATAACAAAAGTAACTTTTAAGCCACTAAAAACAAAAAGGGGCTACCACTGGCAGCCCCTTTTTTTGTGCGCTAAAAACGCTATTAATATCTGTAATAATCAGGCTTATATGGACCTTCTGCAGGAATGCTCAGGTATTCAGACTGAGTTGGAGTCAGTATATCCAGTTCCACACCGATCTTTTTCAGGT
This Chitinophaga sancti DNA region includes the following protein-coding sequences:
- a CDS encoding porin family protein; translation: MKKLFFAVAVLCVTAFSSTTVNAQSGFLRFGLKGGANLGKLDGKGYKDGFNLGYHLGGFAQINLTKGFGVQGELIFSSTKTKTTSDFSEVYNPDNLNDPSNNNKKISLNYLSIPILANFNLGTPRIKLQVGPQFSALVSDKNVFKGADDAFNGGDVSGVAGLWIQLPIVNISARYIVGFTDVKNVSDVSNTGNWKNQAIQLGVGVTL
- a CDS encoding metallophosphoesterase, with the protein product MRAGLNTFILAGLLFLLDLYVFMAIRAVFYGAAARLKTIAFTTYWVISALVLLLVMLLPYLHWEDWSKHLKGYILTIIFAVVFAKLLVAVFLLLDDLRRGVTWIIQRFSAPAPSEMTVRGISRSRFLTQLALITGGGMFATFIYGLSNKYNYKVRQMRLAFKNLPPAFKGLRILQISDIHSGSFDNYDAVRKGVEMINAQKADIVLFTGDLVNELAEEMDQYKSLFSQIKAPMGVYSTLGNHDYGDYHAWPDKDASGFSHLRMQNLEALKQVHADMGWRLMMNEHVVLEKAGQQIGLLGIENWSAMARFPKYGDLKKAYEGAENLPFKILMSHDPTHWDAQVRTEYPDIDLMLAGHTHGMQFGVEIPGFKWSPSRFVFKEWAGLYREGNQRLYVNRGFGFLGYPGRVGILPEITVIELV
- a CDS encoding pyridoxine 5'-phosphate synthase; translation: MTKLSVNINKFATLRNARGGNLPDILKVAQDCERFGADGITVHPRPDERHIRYQDVLDLKPLVTTEFNIEGYPSKEFIDLVLSVKPEQVTLVPDPPHAITSNTGWDTIANQSFLKEVIGTFKAAGIRVSIFLNAEPEKVEAAKTAGADRIELYTGPYAEEFTNARTQQQNFQLLNDYKNTARAATAIGLDINAGHDLNLDNLRFFKLHIPQLKEVSIGHALVCDALYLGLENTIQLYKRQLKVTE
- a CDS encoding metal-dependent hydrolase encodes the protein MKLTFYGHSCFAVEIKGKKIVFDPFITYNELAKSVDVNTLEADYIFMSHGHEDHIADLVPLAKRTQATVVAVPEVLGWTKKQGVEKGHPMNIGGKWNFDFGTVKCVVATHSSSNPDGSYGGNPVGYVFTTDEGNFYFSGDTGLTMDMQLIPRWAKLDFAVLPLGDNFTMGAEDAIIAAEFIDCKRIVGIHYDTFGYIKIEQEKTKQQFAQAGLELLLPAIGTTIDL
- the porQ gene encoding type IX secretion system protein PorQ; its protein translation is MYRIIFLFLFLTQSSFAQVLGGKATFAFLDLPVSPAQTSLGSINVSQLGNDIALSTLNPALLRPDMHTNLQLNYTSYFADVLYGHALFGYHSDQLQTTFAAGIQYIDYGSITQTDATGSIQGAFRPRDMAIQVTASRQYLERWHYGATLQFVQSRYQQYNSTGLVLHFGLTYEDTTHHWQAGFLAKNMGVQLSTYTPGNQEPLPFDLQVGISKKLNQLPLQLSATLHHIYQYDVRYADPGFQESSLITNGDTVKTSGQAVDKIFRHFVLAAHWEIGRFVTLTAGYNHLRRQELSDPQLRGLSGFSAGVGVVTRKIQLRYARAWYQRSAALNQFGINLPLKEWSY
- the lon gene encoding endopeptidase La, which codes for MNRFYLTNSEEEMEFMPIIPLNEDGEGQEEDNIPEELALLPLRNTVLFPGVVLPITVGRDKSIKAVNDAYRGDKLIGVVAQKDSTVEDPIIADLAEVGTVARIVKLIKMPDGGTTIIIQGRKRFKISEIVAEDPYFKARIDILNDEIVTDDPEFDAYISTIKDLAGQIIQLSPNLPSEASIILKNIENESFLVHFVSSNLNCDLKEKQQLLEINNLRTRAELLLKLLQVELQLAELKNKITNKTKADLDKQQREYFLQQQLKSIKEELGGDSNDREVKELQRKAEKKKWTEAAGELFRKGIEKLERMHPSTPDYSVVYNHLDLMLDLPWQDYTEDSYDLKKAKKILDNDHYGMDKIKERILEYLAVLKLKGDMKSPILCFVGPPGIGKTSLGRSIASAIGRKYVRLSLGGLHDESEIRGHRKTYIGAMPGRILQSIRKVKTSNPVMILDEIDKIGNDHRGDPSSAMLEVLDPEQNGTFYDNYLELEYDLSKVLFIATANDINAISPALRDRLEIIDLSGYSIEEKVEIAKRHLVPKQKEAHGLKQLKMRISNSVLDRIIQDYTRESGVRELDRQMASIMRSLAKDVALEEEVPDSLTEEHVEEILGKARYSNEIYKVGNPPGVAVGLAWTYVGGDILFIESSLSEGKGDLQMTGNLGNVMKESASTALSYLQANSHQFNINSKQFREKNVHIHVPEGAVPKDGPSAGITMLTALTSAFTGRKVKSYLAMTGEITLRGQVLPVGGIKEKILAAKRAGIKEIILCWQNEKDIKEINPDYIKGVKFHFVKEMNQVIDIALLKK